From the genome of Streptacidiphilus rugosus AM-16, one region includes:
- a CDS encoding SRPBCC family protein produces MAAAMHRYRFLSVWELPAPPHLVYRVLADPRAYPVWWPQILEVRQLTDTSGRMRFRSLLPYELSVTAHESRQDPAAGVLEARLTGDLQGLTRWTVTSRDDGASVAVFHEDVEVNKPLMRAFAVPGRPAFRANHAWMMRHGHAGLRHYLGLCHWS; encoded by the coding sequence ATGGCAGCCGCGATGCACCGCTACCGATTCCTCTCCGTCTGGGAGCTCCCTGCCCCGCCGCACCTGGTCTACCGGGTGCTGGCCGACCCGCGCGCCTACCCGGTGTGGTGGCCGCAGATCCTCGAAGTGCGACAGCTGACGGACACCAGCGGGCGGATGCGATTCCGCTCGCTGCTTCCGTACGAGCTGAGCGTGACCGCGCACGAGTCGCGGCAGGACCCGGCGGCCGGCGTGCTGGAGGCGCGTCTCACCGGCGACCTCCAGGGCCTCACCCGCTGGACCGTGACCAGCAGGGACGACGGCGCGAGCGTGGCCGTCTTCCATGAGGACGTCGAGGTCAACAAGCCGCTGATGCGCGCTTTCGCCGTGCCGGGAAGACCGGCATTCCGGGCGAATCATGCCTGGATGATGCGGCATGGACACGCCGGACTCCGCCACTATCTGGGCCTTTGCCATTGGTCTTGA
- a CDS encoding type ISP restriction/modification enzyme, translating into MADSGGELAPTALAELMPWAVRGIRAGRSWVLAADPEVLEERWRRLAAAAPAQRAELFETSRSRTPDTAVAALPGQAGGASTRRLSREPGPRPPLVRVRHRPLDRAWLLADQRLLDQARPELWRAAGPRQRYLLVQPVLASAPADAAGPAATVAGELPVDHRVTAHPLHRRPEGGEPNLTPGLLPFLSSTFATRVGAEDVLAWAAAVTTRPDAPRRPDGSPLVPLPRSVATWEEGVSLGHRLVELHTFARAGLRLPDGRRSFIRQAVDRQPDGLDYDAETETLLLGEGRLAPVSPAAGRSPALREWFAERTAFRTAPSGTLQALGLTSWPQRASTELIELASTLAHLAELRPLQEALAADGGPWLGREELHTAGVLPVLPAARRPASVFGASEEGPEGQYALL; encoded by the coding sequence GTGGCCGATTCGGGTGGGGAGCTTGCGCCGACCGCGCTCGCCGAGCTGATGCCCTGGGCCGTGCGCGGGATCAGGGCCGGGCGCAGCTGGGTGCTGGCCGCGGATCCCGAGGTGCTGGAGGAGCGGTGGAGGCGGCTCGCCGCCGCCGCGCCCGCGCAGCGGGCGGAGCTCTTCGAGACCTCACGTTCGCGCACGCCGGACACCGCCGTCGCCGCCCTGCCCGGTCAGGCCGGCGGCGCCAGCACCCGGCGGCTGTCCCGTGAGCCGGGCCCCAGACCGCCCCTGGTCAGGGTCCGGCACCGCCCCCTCGATCGGGCCTGGCTCCTGGCCGACCAGCGCCTGCTCGACCAGGCCCGCCCCGAACTGTGGCGCGCGGCGGGCCCGCGGCAGCGCTACCTGCTGGTGCAACCGGTCCTCGCCTCGGCCCCGGCCGACGCAGCCGGGCCGGCCGCGACCGTCGCCGGCGAACTGCCCGTCGACCACCGCGTCACGGCACACCCGCTGCACCGAAGGCCCGAAGGCGGGGAACCGAATCTCACCCCGGGTCTCCTCCCCTTCCTCTCGAGCACGTTCGCGACCCGGGTCGGCGCCGAGGACGTCCTCGCCTGGGCCGCCGCCGTCACCACCCGCCCCGACGCGCCGCGGCGTCCGGACGGCAGCCCGCTGGTCCCGCTTCCGCGCTCGGTCGCGACCTGGGAGGAGGGCGTCTCCCTCGGCCATCGCCTGGTCGAGCTGCACACCTTCGCCCGCGCCGGACTGCGGCTGCCCGACGGACGCCGCAGCTTCATCCGGCAGGCCGTCGACCGGCAGCCCGACGGGCTCGACTACGACGCGGAGACCGAGACGCTGCTGCTCGGCGAGGGCCGGCTCGCGCCGGTCTCCCCCGCCGCGGGCCGGTCGCCCGCGCTGCGCGAGTGGTTCGCCGAACGGACCGCCTTCCGCACCGCGCCCAGCGGGACGCTGCAGGCGCTCGGGCTGACCTCCTGGCCGCAGCGGGCCAGCACCGAGCTGATCGAGCTCGCCTCCACCCTCGCCCACCTCGCCGAGCTGCGCCCGCTCCAGGAGGCCCTCGCCGCCGACGGCGGGCCCTGGCTGGGCCGCGAGGAGCTGCACACCGCCGGGGTGCTCCCGGTCCTGCCCGCCGCGCGCCGGCCGGCGTCGGTGTTCGGCGCGTCGGAGGAAGGGCCCGAGGGCCAGTACGCGCTGCTCTGA
- a CDS encoding OsmC family protein, whose amino-acid sequence MTDDTLRSVRIDRTAAGRYTATNVRGGELTFGSTGDADFTPVELLLAAIGGCTAVDADIATSRHEEPTGFTVTVTGDKISDELGQRMTNLAVTFTVSFPEGEAGDRARAILPRAVKTSHDRLCTVSRTVEIGTPVTSTVED is encoded by the coding sequence ATGACCGACGACACTCTGCGCTCCGTCCGGATCGACCGCACCGCCGCGGGCCGCTACACCGCGACGAACGTCCGCGGCGGCGAGCTCACCTTCGGCTCCACCGGCGACGCCGACTTCACTCCCGTCGAGCTGCTGCTGGCCGCGATCGGCGGCTGCACGGCGGTCGACGCCGACATCGCGACGAGCCGCCACGAGGAGCCGACCGGCTTCACCGTGACCGTGACCGGCGACAAGATCAGCGACGAGCTCGGCCAGCGGATGACCAACCTGGCGGTCACCTTCACGGTCAGCTTCCCCGAGGGCGAGGCCGGGGACCGCGCCCGCGCGATCCTGCCGCGCGCCGTGAAGACCTCGCACGACCGCCTGTGCACCGTCAGCCGCACGGTCGAGATCGGCACCCCGGTGACCTCGACGGTCGAGGACTGA
- a CDS encoding class I SAM-dependent methyltransferase, producing the protein MTAESTEIISYLEPSIADDYRNWDDSASWLLGYSFLPLALGLDRLPDTRLLDLGCGPGEVTRWLADRCNARITAVDTSPTMIALADEHAPHERVEYRLSEDGRLSFLADGEMDSAMACFLFTCVDGEDQIREIITEVARVVRPGGRFTILVPNPDQVSGAVFEGFKRGEDGARYEPGELMPVEVQRTDGSWTTIKNRYWNRDTYRTALAKAGFEGPVKELAPVLADTEGVADPALRGDRAWERERTAAPFLLLTATR; encoded by the coding sequence GTGACTGCCGAAAGCACTGAGATCATCTCCTACTTGGAGCCGAGCATCGCGGACGACTACCGCAACTGGGACGACTCCGCGTCCTGGCTGCTCGGTTACTCCTTCCTGCCCCTGGCCCTCGGCCTCGACCGCCTGCCGGACACCCGGCTGCTCGACCTCGGCTGCGGCCCCGGCGAGGTCACCCGGTGGCTGGCGGACCGCTGCAACGCGCGGATCACCGCCGTGGACACCTCCCCCACGATGATCGCGCTGGCCGACGAGCACGCCCCGCACGAGCGCGTGGAGTACCGGCTCAGCGAGGACGGCCGCCTGTCGTTCCTCGCCGACGGCGAGATGGACTCGGCGATGGCCTGTTTCCTCTTCACCTGCGTGGACGGCGAGGACCAGATACGCGAGATCATCACCGAGGTCGCCAGAGTGGTCAGACCCGGCGGGAGATTCACCATCCTGGTGCCCAACCCCGACCAGGTCTCGGGCGCGGTCTTCGAGGGCTTCAAGCGCGGCGAGGACGGCGCCCGGTACGAGCCGGGCGAGTTGATGCCGGTCGAGGTCCAGCGGACCGACGGCAGTTGGACCACCATCAAGAACCGCTACTGGAACCGGGACACCTACCGCACCGCGCTGGCCAAGGCCGGCTTCGAGGGCCCCGTGAAGGAGCTGGCACCGGTCCTGGCCGACACCGAGGGCGTCGCCGACCCGGCCCTGCGCGGAGACCGCGCCTGGGAGCGGGAGCGCACCGCCGCGCCCTTCCTGCTGCTGACGGCCACCCGCTGA
- a CDS encoding GntR family transcriptional regulator, whose translation MGTTATEAAPEPKYWHLRTVLVRTIDEEFSTGEVLPNERDLAARFGVARATLRQALDQLELEGRLVRRRGIGTLIAAPRMGIPVVEASGRDTWRIVDCGQAFASATVADALGIETGAEVHSVRRVRMMAGQAVGTETLFVPVAVMPHVPGFLAESSRARAILKQFQMLPVEGESRAVELGVAEEEQARLLERPPGIPVLVLTARYLGEEGPLAVAVSTYRADTCKLTFGESGVEVRAAS comes from the coding sequence GTGGGGACCACAGCGACCGAGGCGGCTCCGGAGCCGAAGTACTGGCACCTGCGCACGGTGCTGGTCCGGACGATCGACGAGGAGTTCTCCACCGGCGAGGTGCTGCCCAACGAGCGTGACCTGGCCGCCCGCTTCGGCGTCGCCCGCGCGACCCTGCGCCAGGCCCTGGACCAGCTCGAACTGGAGGGCCGCCTGGTCCGCCGCCGCGGCATCGGCACGCTGATCGCCGCGCCGCGCATGGGCATCCCCGTCGTCGAGGCCTCCGGCCGCGACACCTGGCGGATCGTCGACTGCGGCCAGGCCTTCGCCTCCGCGACGGTCGCCGACGCGCTCGGCATCGAGACCGGCGCGGAGGTCCACAGCGTCCGCAGGGTGCGGATGATGGCCGGTCAGGCCGTGGGCACGGAGACGCTGTTCGTCCCGGTCGCGGTCATGCCGCACGTCCCCGGCTTCCTGGCCGAGTCGAGCCGGGCCCGCGCGATCCTGAAGCAGTTCCAGATGCTGCCGGTCGAGGGCGAGTCCCGCGCGGTCGAGCTCGGCGTGGCCGAGGAGGAGCAGGCCCGCCTCCTGGAGCGCCCCCCGGGCATCCCGGTCCTCGTCCTCACCGCCCGCTACCTCGGCGAAGAGGGCCCCCTGGCCGTCGCGGTCTCCACCTACCGCGCCGACACCTGCAAGCTCACCTTCGGCGAATCAGGCGTCGAGGTCCGCGCCGCCTCCTGA
- a CDS encoding gamma carbonic anhydrase family protein, with protein sequence MTEPNAQPRTPLIAAVAGRTPDVSDEAFVAVNATVLGAVTLAPGASVWYGAVLRGDCETITFGADSNVQDNCSAHADFGFPVTVGERVSVGHNAVLHGCTVEDDCLIGMGATVLNGAVIGAGSLVAAGALVTQGTQVPPGSLVAGVPAKVRRPLTDEEHAHIKLNAEWYVALAAQHREVGR encoded by the coding sequence ATGACCGAGCCGAACGCCCAGCCCCGCACCCCGCTGATCGCCGCCGTCGCCGGCCGCACCCCGGACGTCAGCGACGAGGCCTTCGTCGCCGTCAACGCCACGGTGCTGGGCGCCGTGACTCTCGCCCCCGGTGCGAGCGTCTGGTACGGCGCGGTGCTGCGCGGCGACTGCGAGACGATCACCTTCGGCGCCGACAGCAACGTGCAGGACAACTGTTCCGCGCACGCCGACTTCGGCTTCCCCGTCACCGTCGGCGAGCGCGTCTCGGTCGGCCACAACGCGGTGCTGCACGGCTGCACGGTCGAGGACGACTGCCTGATCGGCATGGGCGCGACGGTGCTGAACGGCGCCGTGATCGGCGCCGGCTCGCTCGTCGCGGCGGGCGCGCTGGTCACCCAGGGCACCCAGGTCCCGCCGGGCTCCCTGGTCGCGGGCGTCCCGGCCAAGGTCCGCCGCCCGCTCACGGACGAGGAGCACGCGCACATCAAGCTGAACGCCGAGTGGTACGTCGCCCTGGCGGCGCAGCACCGCGAGGTCGGTCGCTAG
- a CDS encoding ROK family protein encodes MPQLTGGDSSLLRRINSAVTLRALRDGAVLTLTQLVGETGLSRPTVEGVIEGLIESGLVVEVDPASAGPPHSESVRQRGRPARHFRFRAEAGHLLGVEIGTHGARAIISDLRGRTLGAYGRPIDESTEADERLALVRGTVAELLRRGGISRDTLWAVGVGTPGVVDSDGVVQLGTALPGWTGLDLANKLRRSFRCPVLVENDANLAAIGEHWKGAAIGKGDVVFVLAGLSPGAGSLIGGRLHRGFGGAAGEIGSLHLLGQESEPSQLLSSSVSKLRDPLDEAAVARVLSLAQEGDHAAMHVRDRFLARLVRDVAALVLAIDPQIVVVGGWASGLDGVVEPLREQLSRLCLRPPEVQIAALGDAAIAIGAVKLAFDHAEQQLFAVDQ; translated from the coding sequence TTGCCCCAGCTCACCGGTGGTGATTCCTCACTGCTGCGGCGGATCAACTCCGCGGTGACGCTGCGTGCTCTCCGCGACGGCGCCGTGCTGACCCTGACCCAGCTGGTCGGCGAGACCGGCCTGTCCCGGCCCACGGTCGAGGGCGTCATCGAGGGTCTGATCGAGTCGGGCCTGGTCGTCGAGGTCGACCCGGCGTCCGCCGGTCCGCCGCACAGCGAGAGCGTGCGCCAGCGGGGCCGTCCGGCCCGCCACTTCCGCTTCCGCGCCGAGGCCGGCCACCTGCTGGGCGTCGAGATCGGCACGCACGGCGCCCGCGCGATCATCTCCGACCTGCGCGGCCGCACGCTCGGCGCGTACGGGCGGCCGATCGACGAGTCCACCGAGGCGGACGAGCGCCTGGCCCTGGTCCGCGGCACGGTGGCGGAACTGCTGCGCCGCGGCGGGATCTCCCGCGACACACTGTGGGCGGTCGGCGTCGGCACCCCCGGCGTGGTCGACTCGGACGGCGTCGTGCAGCTCGGCACCGCGCTGCCCGGCTGGACCGGCCTGGACCTGGCCAACAAGCTGCGCCGTTCGTTCCGCTGCCCGGTCCTGGTCGAGAACGACGCCAACCTGGCGGCGATCGGCGAGCACTGGAAGGGCGCGGCGATCGGCAAGGGCGACGTCGTCTTCGTGCTGGCCGGGCTGAGCCCGGGGGCGGGTTCGCTGATCGGCGGTCGGCTGCACCGCGGTTTCGGCGGCGCGGCGGGCGAGATCGGCTCGCTGCACCTGCTCGGGCAGGAGTCCGAGCCCTCGCAGCTGCTGTCCTCCTCCGTCAGCAAGCTGCGGGACCCGCTGGACGAGGCGGCCGTCGCCCGGGTGCTGAGCCTGGCCCAGGAGGGCGACCACGCGGCGATGCACGTCCGCGACCGCTTCCTGGCCCGGCTGGTGCGCGACGTCGCGGCACTGGTGCTGGCGATCGATCCGCAGATCGTCGTGGTCGGCGGCTGGGCCAGCGGCCTGGACGGCGTGGTCGAACCGCTGCGCGAGCAGCTCAGCCGGCTCTGTCTGCGTCCGCCCGAGGTGCAGATCGCCGCGCTGGGCGACGCGGCGATCGCGATCGGTGCGGTGAAGCTGGCCTTCGACCACGCGGAGCAGCAGCTGTTCGCTGTTGATCAGTAG
- a CDS encoding GNAT family N-acetyltransferase — protein MTVELKTQRLLLRGWRDEDLDALAAMDGDPEVMRYIGDGSVRDRAGSAAMLARTRASWSERGVGLFAAEDRESGTLLGWVGFAVPTFLPEVLPAVEIGWRLARAHWGHGYATEGARAALRFGFEEAGLDRVVSICHPDNTASERVMTKLGLHLDRETTVPSHGGRVRVLALTRDEYAAKG, from the coding sequence GTGACAGTCGAGTTGAAGACCCAGCGGCTGCTGCTGCGCGGCTGGCGGGACGAGGACCTGGACGCGCTCGCGGCGATGGACGGCGACCCCGAGGTGATGCGGTACATCGGCGACGGCTCGGTCCGCGACCGCGCCGGCAGTGCGGCGATGCTGGCGCGCACGCGTGCCTCCTGGTCCGAACGCGGCGTCGGCCTCTTCGCCGCGGAGGACCGGGAGAGCGGCACGCTCCTCGGCTGGGTCGGCTTCGCCGTCCCGACGTTCCTCCCCGAGGTGCTCCCCGCCGTCGAGATCGGCTGGCGTCTGGCCCGCGCCCACTGGGGCCACGGCTACGCGACGGAGGGCGCGCGGGCGGCGCTGCGCTTCGGCTTCGAGGAGGCCGGCCTCGACCGCGTCGTCAGCATCTGCCACCCCGACAACACGGCGTCGGAACGCGTGATGACCAAACTCGGCCTCCACCTCGACCGCGAAACCACGGTCCCCTCCCACGGCGGCCGCGTCCGCGTCCTCGCCCTCACCCGCGACGAGTACGCGGCAAAGGGCTGA
- a CDS encoding VOC family protein — MSLPARISIVTLGVSDLKRSTEFYQALGWQLAKASMPDTIVWFRTADSVLGLFPTGELAADAGVPDDGEPTFRGVTLAVNLGSRAEVDAAMAAALAVGADLVKAPTVAEWGGYSGYFADPDGHLWELCHNPGFELTEEGRLDLPV, encoded by the coding sequence ATGAGCCTTCCTGCCCGGATCAGCATCGTGACGCTCGGCGTCAGTGACCTGAAGCGCAGCACCGAGTTCTACCAGGCCCTCGGCTGGCAGCTCGCCAAGGCCTCCATGCCCGACACCATCGTCTGGTTCCGCACGGCCGACTCCGTGCTCGGCCTCTTCCCGACCGGCGAGCTGGCCGCGGACGCGGGCGTGCCCGACGACGGCGAGCCGACCTTCCGCGGGGTCACCCTCGCGGTCAACCTCGGCAGCCGCGCCGAGGTCGACGCGGCGATGGCTGCGGCCCTCGCCGTGGGCGCCGACCTGGTCAAGGCGCCGACCGTCGCGGAGTGGGGCGGGTACAGCGGCTACTTCGCCGACCCCGACGGCCACCTCTGGGAGCTCTGCCACAACCCGGGCTTCGAGCTGACCGAGGAAGGCCGCCTCGACCTGCCCGTCTGA
- a CDS encoding AfsR/SARP family transcriptional regulator — protein sequence MDFGLLGTVRAGDDAGAACPVPQGRLRNLLAALLVHADTVVSVDVLVSSVWEEKQVPRRPREALQVMVVRLRKCLGPEVGARLTSIRPGYRLQVRPGELDLHRFEQLLHRGSAALATQDWSTARDLLGRALACWRGDPLADVGPGTALDRTVDTLGGLRLRAQRQLVEARLRLGDHAELVDEIAALVNGHPFDEQLRAQLMLALHGCGRRAEALEAFQSARRIFAEELGIEPGAELCELHQALLAGGPHLPERGQPTASAPGPRPTQGVGPHARPAQLPAGLPDFTGRSHAAEQLEVQLAKVTGIWARGPLVLSAIDGAGGIGKTSLAVHVAHRVAAMFPDGQLHADLHGAGGRPAEPGEVLARFLRGLGVPPEQVPGDLEERGALYRTTLATRRVLVLLDNVRDAAQVRPLLPGTATCAVLITSRSSLPGLDGAFRLTLDFLGPDEARELFTHIVGADVVAAEPDATREVLRICSGLPLAVRIAAGRLGTRPGGTVGELARRLADARLRLDELAVEDRAIRATFAVSYHDLPDDQARAFRLLSVDAAPSITTPAAAALLGVPVGEARRILDALLGIHLLQSPERDRYRFHDLLRLFAAECAQADETSAERDAALHRLLRWYLHRSAAASRSLNPVRRHVTLDAPASGWEPLDFDDSEQALGWLEAERPNLVTAVSQATQGGLHEIGWKLPIVLWDLFSLRSWQDDGVECNENALVSAERLGDREATAWVLNSLSSAYQGVGRLTDAVDCLARALEIRVESGDLRGQGSCLINLGYVYTEMGRPAEAIALLDRALVIFEEMGLTHAVGAVLTNLAFAHQRHGDDRTALRHHERALAIHQDTSNDYSVGREVANMAGALFRLGRLDEAADYAARGVETNRVTGNQADEGFALDVLGQVHAARGHHSLARRHWQDACAVLDAVGHPHAAEIRTRLATTL from the coding sequence ATGGACTTCGGGCTGCTCGGGACCGTGCGGGCCGGCGACGACGCGGGGGCGGCCTGCCCGGTTCCGCAGGGACGGCTGCGCAACCTGCTGGCGGCGCTGCTCGTCCATGCCGACACCGTGGTGTCGGTCGACGTCCTGGTCTCCAGCGTCTGGGAGGAGAAGCAGGTCCCACGCCGCCCCCGCGAGGCGCTGCAGGTCATGGTGGTGCGGCTGCGCAAGTGTCTCGGCCCCGAGGTGGGGGCGCGGCTCACCAGCATCCGGCCCGGGTACCGGCTGCAGGTACGGCCGGGCGAGCTGGACCTGCACCGCTTCGAGCAGTTGCTGCACCGCGGCTCCGCCGCCCTGGCCACGCAGGACTGGTCGACCGCCCGTGACCTGCTCGGCCGGGCGCTCGCCTGCTGGCGCGGGGATCCGCTCGCCGACGTGGGACCGGGTACCGCGCTGGACCGGACCGTGGACACGCTGGGCGGTCTCCGGCTCCGCGCCCAGCGCCAGCTGGTGGAGGCCAGGCTGCGCCTCGGCGACCACGCCGAGTTGGTGGACGAGATCGCGGCCCTCGTGAACGGGCACCCCTTCGACGAACAACTGCGCGCCCAGCTCATGCTCGCGCTGCACGGCTGCGGCCGGCGCGCCGAGGCCCTGGAGGCCTTCCAGAGCGCCCGTCGCATCTTCGCGGAGGAACTGGGGATCGAACCCGGCGCCGAACTGTGCGAACTGCACCAGGCGTTGCTCGCCGGAGGTCCGCACCTGCCCGAGCGGGGACAGCCGACCGCGTCGGCTCCGGGCCCCCGGCCGACGCAGGGCGTGGGCCCGCACGCCCGTCCCGCCCAGCTTCCCGCCGGCCTGCCCGACTTCACCGGGCGGTCCCACGCCGCCGAACAGCTGGAGGTCCAGCTGGCGAAGGTCACCGGGATCTGGGCCAGGGGGCCGCTGGTGCTCTCGGCGATCGACGGCGCCGGAGGCATCGGCAAGACCTCGCTCGCGGTCCATGTCGCGCACCGGGTGGCGGCCATGTTCCCCGACGGTCAGCTCCATGCCGACCTGCACGGGGCCGGCGGGCGGCCCGCCGAACCCGGCGAGGTGCTCGCGCGGTTCCTGCGCGGTCTGGGCGTACCGCCGGAACAGGTGCCGGGCGACCTGGAGGAACGGGGCGCGCTGTACCGGACCACGCTGGCCACCCGGCGGGTCCTGGTGCTGCTCGACAACGTCAGGGACGCCGCACAGGTGCGCCCGTTGCTGCCCGGCACCGCCACCTGCGCCGTGCTGATCACCAGCCGCAGCTCCCTGCCGGGGCTGGACGGCGCGTTCCGGCTCACTCTCGACTTCCTCGGCCCCGACGAGGCGCGGGAGCTGTTCACCCACATCGTGGGCGCGGACGTCGTGGCGGCCGAGCCCGACGCCACCCGCGAGGTGCTGCGGATCTGCTCCGGCCTCCCGCTCGCCGTCAGGATCGCCGCGGGCCGCCTCGGCACCCGACCCGGCGGGACCGTCGGCGAGCTGGCCAGGCGCCTGGCCGACGCCCGGCTGCGGCTGGACGAACTCGCCGTCGAGGACCGGGCGATCCGCGCGACCTTCGCGGTCAGCTACCACGATCTGCCGGACGACCAGGCGCGGGCCTTCCGCCTGCTGAGCGTCGACGCGGCCCCGTCCATCACCACCCCGGCAGCGGCCGCGCTGCTCGGCGTGCCGGTGGGCGAGGCGAGACGGATCCTGGACGCCCTCCTCGGCATCCACCTGCTGCAGTCCCCGGAGCGGGACCGCTACCGGTTCCACGACCTGCTGCGCCTCTTCGCGGCCGAGTGCGCGCAGGCGGACGAGACGTCGGCGGAACGGGACGCCGCGCTGCACCGACTGCTCCGCTGGTACCTGCACCGCAGCGCGGCCGCGTCCCGCAGTCTCAACCCGGTGCGCCGTCACGTGACGCTCGACGCGCCCGCGTCCGGGTGGGAGCCGCTGGACTTCGACGACTCCGAGCAGGCCCTCGGCTGGCTGGAGGCGGAGCGGCCGAACCTGGTCACCGCCGTCTCCCAGGCCACGCAGGGCGGCCTGCACGAGATCGGCTGGAAGCTGCCGATCGTCCTGTGGGACCTGTTCAGCCTGCGCAGCTGGCAGGACGACGGCGTCGAGTGCAACGAGAACGCCTTGGTCAGCGCCGAGCGACTGGGCGACCGCGAGGCCACGGCCTGGGTGCTGAACAGCCTCTCCAGCGCCTACCAGGGAGTGGGGCGGCTGACCGACGCGGTCGACTGCCTCGCCCGCGCGCTGGAGATCCGCGTCGAGAGCGGGGACCTGCGCGGGCAGGGATCCTGTCTGATCAATCTCGGCTACGTCTACACCGAGATGGGCCGCCCGGCGGAAGCCATCGCGCTGCTGGACCGGGCGCTGGTCATCTTCGAGGAGATGGGACTGACCCACGCGGTCGGCGCCGTGCTGACCAACCTCGCCTTCGCGCACCAGCGGCACGGGGACGACCGCACCGCCCTCCGGCACCACGAACGGGCCCTGGCCATCCATCAGGACACCTCCAACGACTACTCGGTCGGCAGGGAGGTCGCGAACATGGCGGGAGCCCTGTTCCGCCTCGGTCGGTTGGACGAGGCTGCCGACTACGCCGCACGCGGCGTCGAGACGAACCGGGTCACCGGCAACCAGGCCGACGAGGGGTTCGCCCTGGACGTGCTGGGCCAGGTCCACGCCGCCCGCGGGCACCACTCCCTGGCCCGCCGTCACTGGCAGGACGCCTGCGCCGTCCTCGACGCGGTCGGCCACCCGCACGCCGCAGAGATCAGAACCCGCCTGGCCACCACCCTCTGA